Part of the Thermoanaerobaculum aquaticum genome, CAGTTCATGTGCAAGAACTTTTACGACATCCGCACCTTTGGGGCTNNNNNNNNNNNNNNNNNNNNNNNNNNNNNNNNNNNNNNNNNNNNNNNNNNNNNNNNNNNNNNNNNNNNNNNNNNNNNNNNNNNNNNNNNNNNNNNAATGAGCGTGATTTGGAAAAGGAGCGCACCATGGGGCGGAAGTTTACCGTCCCCTATGCCGTTTACGTTGCCTATGGTTTTGTCAATCCCTTTTTGGCCGAGCAAACGGGCTTCAGCGAGGAAGACTTAGCCTTGCTTTGGGAGGCTTTGCTTTCCGCTTTTCAGTTCGATCAGTCAGCGGCACGACCGGCTGGCAGTATGGCTGCCCGTAGACTCATTATTTTTGAGCACGACAACCAGCTGGGACGGGCACCTTCCCACGAGCTCTTCGAAAGGGTAACAGTAGTCCGTCGAGACCCCTCGCGGCCGGCACGTCAGTTTGNNNNNNNNNNNNNNNNNNNNNNNNNNNNNNNNNNNNNNNNNNNGAGGCTGGTGGTCAGAGACGGGCGCGGGTCGTAGCGACCTGCGATGAGTAATTAACTGGGGGCTGTGCTCTGGAAAACCTGATCTGGTTTTGCGAGGGGGGCGTTTATGCCTCGCGGTGTGAATGGGCGAAAAGGCAGGAAGGGGGCGTNNNNNNNNNNNNNNNNNNNNNNNNNNNNNNNNNNNNNNNNNNNNNNNNNNNNNNNNNNNNNNNNNNNNNNNNNNNNNNNNNNNNNNNNNNNNNNNNNNNNNNNNNCGGACGCTGGAGGGCCAGCACCTACACTCCCAGGTCCACGAGGAGGCGCCCCGACGGGAACGTCGGGGCGACCTCCTGATTGTGCGCGGCTTGCCGCTACGGTCGTTTCAGCTCGGTGTGTCAGGTA contains:
- a CDS encoding type I CRISPR-associated protein Cas7, encoding MGRKFTVPYAVYVAYGFVNPFLAEQTGFSEEDLALLWEALLSAFQFDQSAARPAGSMAARRLIIFEHDNQLGRAPSHELFERVTVVRRDPSRPARQF